Proteins encoded together in one Labilibaculum sp. DW002 window:
- a CDS encoding tetratricopeptide repeat protein, whose protein sequence is MRAFINQIGLILLVPCFIVLTSEYCQAQETKLDSLKQLLHKHNEKDTSRVNILYDIAVELASVNDDNAIINALKADSLASGLNYKSGKARSLMLIGKLLYNEKNEFSKALIELEKSLILFEEMANRSRISENLLLIAEINSDQGNFPIAIDFYEKALKIVKAERDTAGLQICYGSMGTIYARQGEYPKALEFYQKNLKISEEIGDKDKIASTLGNIGTIYSDEGSFDKALVFYNKALKMNEDADDKYGLAINYGNIAGVHLKQEEFDKALVCNQKALEILESLNDKFGIGRSKNNIGLVYLNRKDYETALLYFHQGLTLFEELGAIGGISVMLGNISEVYILMENYNLALEYSNRCLKIAEKTGSLNRKKFAYEKLSNTYKGLRKYDKALQYRELWVEVKDSIFNETNLKKITRLEVQFEHEKEKQAIALEQEKKDAVQLAELHRQKEMRNAFVIGFILVLLLVVIIFYYYRKTKKSNHQLSEQNGIITKQKEEKEMLIKEIHHRVKNNLQIISSLFNLQKRSTQHEEVKSALVDGLSRVKSVALIHELLYQNEDVINVNIKDFVTKLVSHIKASFGEHKNMQEKIDITDDVIFHIDTAVPVGLIITELITNSYKYAFDKEDICQLNITLSRNSDNNFCLLMSDNGSGLPKDFDVKKSKTLGLKMVRTLSAQLKGDIDYEFDNGAKFSLHFAVQKGS, encoded by the coding sequence ATGCGAGCTTTTATCAATCAAATTGGCCTTATTTTGCTAGTGCCATGTTTTATTGTCCTTACTTCTGAATATTGTCAAGCTCAAGAGACTAAGCTTGATAGCTTAAAACAATTGTTGCATAAGCACAATGAAAAGGACACTAGCAGGGTTAATATATTATATGATATTGCAGTTGAGTTAGCTTCTGTAAATGATGATAATGCAATAATAAATGCTTTGAAAGCGGATAGTTTAGCTTCCGGTTTGAATTACAAAAGTGGTAAAGCAAGAAGTCTGATGCTAATTGGAAAGCTACTTTATAACGAAAAGAATGAGTTTTCCAAAGCCTTAATAGAATTAGAAAAATCTTTGATTTTATTCGAGGAAATGGCTAATCGAAGTCGCATCTCCGAGAATTTATTACTGATTGCCGAAATTAATTCAGATCAAGGGAATTTTCCTATTGCTATTGATTTTTACGAGAAGGCATTAAAAATAGTAAAAGCCGAGAGAGACACAGCAGGTTTGCAAATTTGTTATGGAAGTATGGGCACCATTTATGCACGCCAGGGAGAATATCCCAAAGCTTTAGAGTTTTATCAGAAAAATCTAAAAATAAGTGAAGAAATAGGAGATAAGGATAAAATAGCAAGTACACTCGGAAATATTGGAACGATATATTCCGATGAGGGAAGCTTTGATAAAGCGCTTGTGTTTTATAATAAAGCTCTCAAAATGAATGAGGACGCTGACGATAAGTATGGACTGGCAATTAATTATGGAAATATTGCTGGAGTACACTTAAAACAGGAAGAGTTTGATAAAGCACTGGTATGTAATCAAAAGGCTCTGGAGATTCTGGAAAGCTTGAATGACAAGTTTGGAATTGGCAGATCTAAAAATAATATTGGGCTAGTCTATTTAAATCGTAAAGACTACGAAACGGCACTCCTATACTTTCACCAGGGCTTAACACTTTTTGAAGAGTTGGGTGCAATAGGGGGTATATCAGTCATGTTGGGTAATATTTCGGAAGTTTACATTTTAATGGAAAACTATAATTTGGCCTTGGAATATTCTAACAGATGTTTAAAAATTGCTGAAAAAACAGGATCGCTAAACCGTAAGAAATTTGCTTATGAGAAGTTGTCGAATACCTATAAAGGATTGCGAAAATACGACAAGGCGCTTCAGTACAGAGAATTATGGGTTGAAGTTAAAGACAGTATTTTTAATGAAACGAATCTGAAAAAAATAACGCGATTAGAAGTGCAATTTGAGCACGAGAAAGAAAAACAAGCCATTGCTTTGGAGCAAGAAAAAAAGGATGCCGTTCAGCTGGCAGAATTGCATAGACAAAAGGAGATGCGCAATGCCTTTGTAATTGGTTTTATCCTTGTTCTTTTGCTTGTAGTCATCATTTTTTACTACTATCGCAAAACCAAAAAATCCAACCATCAGCTAAGCGAACAGAATGGGATCATCACCAAGCAAAAGGAAGAGAAGGAAATGCTGATAAAAGAGATTCATCACAGGGTTAAAAATAACCTTCAGATTATATCAAGCTTGTTTAATCTGCAAAAGCGAAGCACCCAGCACGAAGAGGTGAAATCTGCTTTAGTTGATGGACTGAGTCGTGTAAAATCGGTGGCCTTGATTCATGAACTTTTGTATCAGAACGAGGATGTGATTAATGTAAATATTAAGGATTTTGTTACAAAACTTGTCAGTCATATTAAAGCATCTTTTGGAGAGCACAAAAATATGCAAGAGAAAATTGATATTACTGATGATGTTATTTTCCATATTGATACGGCTGTACCTGTAGGATTAATAATAACAGAATTGATTACGAATTCTTATAAATATGCTTTCGATAAAGAAGATATTTGTCAGTTGAACATTACTCTTTCAAGAAATTCAGACAATAATTTTTGTTTATTAATGAGTGATAATGGTAGTGGTTTACCTAAAGATTTTGATGTGAAAAAATCTAAAACTTTAGGTCTTAAGATGGTAAGAACGCTTTCGGCTCAACTTAAGGGTGATATTGATTATGAGTTTGATAATGGCGCCAAGTTTTCACTTCACTTTGCTGTACAGAAAGGGAGTTAA
- a CDS encoding response regulator: MSKVKILIVEDELLVAMNMADLLEDLGYEVLEPQINYEGAVECLMNDKPDIALLDIQIEGLKNGVDVARFITENSNIPFIFLTSLADPRTVEQAKIVKPNAYLVKPFNQDDLYTSIELALYNFQASKQEEILSEPPLVKIHDSFFVKSNDLFHKVKYSDIVYIKSDHVYVELHTVNKKRHVLRSSMLGVLADLPQNFVRIHRSYSINIDFIESLNLGMVIVDGCKIPVGKSYAEQLIKMITIK, encoded by the coding sequence ATGAGCAAGGTTAAAATTTTGATAGTTGAGGATGAGTTGCTGGTTGCGATGAACATGGCGGATTTACTCGAAGATCTGGGCTATGAAGTTCTTGAGCCGCAAATAAATTATGAAGGTGCTGTTGAATGCCTGATGAACGACAAGCCAGATATTGCACTGCTCGATATTCAAATAGAAGGGCTGAAAAATGGTGTTGATGTAGCTCGTTTCATTACTGAAAATTCAAATATCCCTTTTATCTTTCTGACTTCTCTTGCCGATCCACGTACTGTAGAGCAAGCTAAAATTGTAAAGCCCAATGCCTATTTGGTTAAGCCATTTAATCAGGATGATTTATATACATCTATAGAATTGGCATTGTATAATTTTCAAGCTTCAAAACAAGAAGAAATTTTGAGTGAACCTCCTCTTGTGAAAATTCACGATTCTTTTTTTGTGAAATCCAATGACTTGTTTCATAAAGTGAAGTACTCCGATATTGTATATATCAAAAGTGATCATGTTTATGTTGAGCTGCACACAGTGAATAAAAAGCGTCATGTTCTGCGCTCTTCAATGCTAGGTGTACTTGCAGATTTACCACAGAATTTTGTGCGTATTCATCGTTCCTATTCAATCAATATTGATTTTATAGAGAGTCTAAATTTGGGTATGGTAATAGTTGATGGCTGTAAAATTCCTGTAGGAAAATCATATGCCGAGCAGTTGATAAAGATGATTACCATAAAATAG
- a CDS encoding LamG-like jellyroll fold domain-containing protein, which translates to MRRKLLLYQLALLSFFLLMSTNLWAQTGSFDDPYIVDTFPYTISDFNSSDGFDATTMQGNCNTIACCKVKMAKIILPEKGSLLSLIENFTPLAGSVILYTSDKETPTSVSDLIYYSMAGNFCGFGKCKSIGFGYVWPKEYHGPYSIAVDESHPEEGWKNLMNNGFDFIEAGTYYALMFCENQQVNYGIGSITNIFFDFASYCPKGSVCNTISEVICSGDEYLSPAGNIYTEEGTYKDILPGAAQGGLDSLITINLAFNQDILGVDIIDSYTPSYTWVDGVIYTESNNTATYTYTNKMGCDSVVTLDLTINSTVLTQDVIKDQELCENNPFSVTSSSSYTSYASFDDANSNWVQLNDLVVPLAAKDRSVFLWMKKENAADEAQSLVGINENSGDYNISNLQINTNGTLAVYDGEDARSSTTDVVDGKWHYVGYTYNDDTKETKLYADGKLVLTFSDNQSFDGNDYISLGTEFDGNNSKKGNYYDGLMTEVSFWDVILSEEEIATIMSAPIADAHPKRSNLVAYYPMLVSSADSDLSVIKDVSGNNYHATASSASIISTTLIDEVSGFDASSYYTGLWSRNGSDLSTGKTLSIEGNLADAGAYVLKLERDYFSISDEFSLVVNAAPAINEQPEDANVVAGGEARFSVNTNAENYQYTWHQSYDQTVGVDKNTNGLPDSNINSAFASGSNIYVATDGGFAISTDLGKSFAISQSLGNANCKDVLVHDGTIYVATDRGLYISTDNGESFTIKTTAHGLKDNACLKVYAQNDNVYVINGENTIGDAKGGVSISFDKGESFIYRDSDFGLAGKLVTDLFIDGETVYCVSKGKPGFVGDLGAGGLSVSYDNGGNFAVKFGGGVATAEHQATGVYQYGDHLYMSTAVGLGISTDGGENFTFKTTADGLSDNYCFDVEMIDGVLYVATNKGISKSINNGVSFELYEIYSGSNELSFSNLKTNSTTLLANNPTKLLVDYDGIAYETSAENFLTLSDITADMDGSEFYVHVKNPDMACSTVSNTASLNIVKGDFEVSKTTLTTSENKTSDTFTVKLTEQAKSNVVLNIVSDNESENTVSPATLTFTTDTWNTAQTVTVTGVDEDILDGTQETNIVVSVDANLSDDDYDKLSNKTIVVSNHDNDVVKNSVYFNVQDNDTDPIPEATIKIDGETLLTDDSGDVFIKLPDGSYPYTVIREGYENASGTIVVLGATVNKTVVLPLKLIAKYAVNFTISDGSANVESASIIVDGNTLTTDNLGKATVDLPNGTYQYSVNAGGFDEKTGSVEVKDANVDESVVLAKTAPTTYTTTFTVVKQDNNPISGVTIDVNNQTLTADENGVATIELLPGDYPYTCSATGYKTYSSEVNIVDKDYNEEVILIEADPIPMVNFTIKNRDGNVIEGATVTANGKDYTTNAQGKVSVVTDMMGFSYTIKADGYSDKSGSFMGPVMGPMDETVFLDALAVVSNVTFTVTDKLTSKPIEGATVAYDGGSGLTDANGQFTNPIEKGLSNFTVSADGYTSKGVSVTEDGTDQNVNVELSPITYLLEFTIKEGTKGLSGVDVQIAGTTITSDENGIAEIYLPIGDYNWSIDHPGYEAKTGLTAVVDNAGWVEEYIGLVKIVTKYQVTFNIKDVDANPISGATIKIDGKTLTTDANGVVTVELESDVYPWTCDANAYDEATGEIEVNITDEVVNVEMKKTAPKTYQATFNIKDVDANPISGATFNIDGKTLTADSNGVVTVELTSDVHLWTCDANSYDQATGEIEITITDEVMNVEMEKTAPTTFTTTFNVKDEDGNPILGASIKVGETTVSSNASGVATMELTKGYHFFDCKADGFLDLNDEFGVKTSGTVVNIMMEVPRFEVTFNVKDADSKPIIGATIVVDGETLTIDESGQAYIDLTNDTHSWTCDANGFDPSTGNIELAGADAIVNVEMVKTAPTTFTTTFNVKDEDGNPISGASIKVGETTVSSNASGLATMELSKGFHFFTCKADGFLDLNDEFGVTTSGAVVNIELEVPRFEVTFNVKDADSKPIIGATIVVDGETLTTDESGQAYIDLTSGTHSWICDAECFEQSSGMLSISEAKNEQITLVASKSSGVDVQTACGSYEWIDGNVYTESNNTATHTLTNSVACDSIVTLNLTINQPSTGVDVQTACGSYEWIDGLLYTESNNTATHTLSNSVGCDSIVTLNLTINKPSTGVDVQTACGSYEWIDGMIYTESNNTATHTLTNSVGCDSIVRLNLTINKPSTGVDVQTACGSYEWIDGVIYTESNNTATYTFTNSVGCDSIVSLNLTINKPSTGVDVQTACGSYEWIDGLLYTESNNMATHTLTNSVGCDSIVTLNLFIPEIETFVSVSGRTMRSNQDGAEYQWFKVGIVDELISGASGQSYVALENGTYVVEIIRGDCSEYSDEVMVNDFSEELGQLQVNSQMYPNPSHGAVTLNLKKTYKELKVVVIDENGKTLLVQHETNTREVQFFIDGAQGIYFIQLFSGSEKAIHKIMKY; encoded by the coding sequence ATGAGAAGAAAATTACTCCTTTATCAATTGGCTCTTTTGAGCTTTTTTTTATTGATGTCCACAAATTTGTGGGCACAAACTGGTTCGTTTGACGATCCGTATATTGTTGATACATTCCCTTATACAATTTCTGATTTTAATTCGAGTGATGGTTTTGATGCCACCACTATGCAAGGGAATTGTAACACTATCGCATGTTGTAAAGTGAAGATGGCCAAGATTATTTTGCCTGAGAAAGGGTCGTTGCTGTCTTTAATAGAAAACTTTACTCCATTAGCCGGATCTGTTATATTATATACTTCAGATAAAGAAACTCCTACATCTGTATCTGATTTGATATACTACTCAATGGCAGGGAATTTTTGTGGTTTTGGGAAATGTAAATCAATTGGTTTTGGGTATGTGTGGCCTAAAGAATATCATGGCCCATATAGTATTGCTGTTGATGAGAGTCATCCAGAAGAAGGTTGGAAGAACTTGATGAACAATGGTTTTGATTTTATTGAAGCGGGTACCTATTATGCTTTAATGTTTTGTGAAAATCAACAGGTTAATTATGGAATTGGTAGCATTACTAATATATTTTTCGATTTTGCTAGCTATTGCCCGAAAGGATCTGTTTGTAATACAATAAGTGAAGTTATTTGCAGTGGTGATGAATATTTAAGTCCTGCAGGTAATATATATACCGAAGAAGGAACTTATAAAGATATCCTGCCTGGTGCTGCTCAAGGTGGTCTCGATAGTCTCATTACGATTAATCTGGCATTTAATCAGGACATTTTAGGTGTGGATATTATAGATTCTTATACTCCCTCTTATACTTGGGTCGATGGTGTAATCTATACGGAGAGCAACAATACTGCTACCTATACCTATACTAATAAAATGGGTTGTGACAGTGTTGTTACCTTAGATTTAACGATCAACTCAACAGTTTTAACTCAAGATGTAATTAAAGATCAAGAGCTTTGTGAAAACAATCCGTTTTCTGTTACTTCTTCTTCTTCTTATACCAGCTATGCTTCTTTCGACGATGCAAATAGCAATTGGGTGCAATTAAATGATTTGGTTGTTCCTTTGGCTGCAAAAGACCGGTCTGTGTTTTTGTGGATGAAGAAAGAAAATGCTGCTGATGAAGCACAGTCCTTAGTCGGAATAAACGAAAATTCGGGTGATTATAACATCAGTAATTTGCAGATTAACACCAATGGTACTCTTGCTGTTTATGATGGTGAAGATGCTCGAAGCTCTACTACTGATGTGGTTGATGGTAAGTGGCATTATGTGGGTTACACTTATAATGATGACACAAAAGAGACCAAGCTATATGCTGATGGCAAATTAGTACTAACTTTTTCTGATAACCAGTCTTTTGATGGTAATGATTATATCTCCTTAGGAACCGAGTTCGATGGTAATAACTCCAAAAAAGGGAATTATTACGATGGATTAATGACTGAAGTCTCTTTTTGGGATGTGATTTTATCTGAGGAAGAAATTGCCACTATAATGAGTGCGCCAATAGCTGATGCCCATCCTAAGCGAAGCAATTTGGTGGCTTATTACCCTATGCTTGTATCCTCTGCCGATTCTGATTTGTCGGTAATAAAAGATGTTAGTGGTAATAATTATCATGCTACTGCCTCTTCTGCTTCTATTATTTCTACTACGCTTATCGATGAAGTTTCGGGTTTCGATGCCTCTTCTTATTATACAGGTTTATGGTCTCGTAATGGTTCTGATTTGTCGACTGGAAAAACTTTATCAATTGAAGGGAATTTGGCCGATGCAGGCGCATATGTATTAAAATTAGAACGTGATTATTTTTCGATTAGCGATGAATTTTCTCTTGTGGTAAATGCTGCACCTGCAATCAATGAGCAACCAGAAGATGCTAATGTAGTTGCAGGAGGAGAAGCTCGTTTTTCAGTAAATACGAATGCAGAAAACTACCAATATACTTGGCATCAAAGTTATGATCAGACTGTTGGTGTTGATAAAAATACAAACGGACTTCCTGACTCTAATATAAATTCAGCATTTGCTTCGGGCTCAAATATTTATGTCGCTACTGATGGAGGATTTGCCATTTCGACCGATCTTGGAAAGAGTTTTGCTATTTCTCAAAGTCTTGGAAATGCAAATTGTAAAGATGTTCTTGTGCATGATGGGACTATATATGTAGCCACGGATAGAGGATTATATATTTCAACTGACAATGGAGAGTCGTTTACAATAAAAACAACTGCCCATGGATTAAAAGATAATGCCTGTTTGAAAGTTTATGCACAAAACGATAATGTTTATGTGATAAATGGTGAGAACACTATTGGAGATGCTAAAGGTGGCGTTTCTATTTCCTTTGATAAAGGTGAATCTTTTATTTATAGAGATTCCGATTTTGGTTTAGCAGGAAAGCTGGTTACAGATTTATTTATTGATGGAGAAACAGTTTATTGTGTTTCAAAAGGAAAACCAGGTTTCGTTGGAGACTTAGGAGCTGGAGGTTTATCTGTCTCTTATGATAATGGAGGAAATTTTGCAGTGAAATTTGGTGGTGGAGTAGCTACTGCCGAACATCAAGCAACAGGGGTTTATCAGTACGGAGATCATTTATATATGTCAACTGCTGTAGGTTTGGGAATTTCAACTGATGGCGGTGAGAACTTTACATTTAAAACCACTGCCGATGGTTTGTCTGATAATTATTGTTTTGATGTTGAGATGATTGATGGCGTATTATATGTCGCCACAAACAAAGGTATCTCTAAATCGATTAATAATGGTGTGAGTTTTGAATTGTATGAAATTTACTCAGGTTCTAATGAGCTTTCTTTTTCTAATTTAAAAACAAACAGTACAACACTATTGGCTAATAATCCAACGAAATTGCTTGTTGATTATGATGGCATTGCTTATGAAACTAGTGCGGAAAATTTCTTAACGCTCAGCGATATTACTGCTGATATGGATGGTTCTGAATTTTACGTGCATGTGAAAAATCCAGATATGGCTTGTTCTACTGTTTCGAATACAGCAAGTTTAAATATTGTCAAAGGTGATTTTGAAGTTTCAAAAACAACTCTTACAACTAGCGAAAATAAAACAAGCGATACATTCACTGTTAAACTTACTGAGCAAGCAAAATCTAATGTGGTTTTAAATATTGTTAGTGATAATGAGAGTGAAAATACAGTATCTCCAGCTACATTAACATTTACAACCGACACTTGGAATACGGCTCAAACAGTTACTGTAACTGGCGTTGATGAAGATATCCTTGATGGCACACAAGAAACAAATATTGTAGTTTCGGTTGATGCTAACTTAAGTGATGATGATTACGATAAGCTTAGCAACAAAACCATTGTAGTGAGTAATCATGACAATGATGTTGTAAAAAATTCTGTTTACTTTAATGTACAGGATAATGATACCGATCCAATTCCAGAAGCTACAATCAAAATCGATGGTGAAACCTTACTTACTGATGATTCTGGTGATGTATTTATTAAATTACCGGACGGAAGCTATCCTTATACTGTTATTAGAGAAGGGTATGAAAATGCTTCAGGAACAATTGTTGTTCTTGGTGCTACTGTTAATAAAACAGTCGTTCTTCCTCTAAAGCTTATTGCAAAATATGCTGTAAACTTTACAATTTCTGATGGTAGTGCAAATGTCGAATCTGCGTCTATTATAGTTGATGGTAATACTTTAACTACTGATAATCTGGGTAAAGCAACTGTCGACCTTCCAAATGGAACTTACCAATACAGCGTAAATGCTGGTGGATTCGACGAAAAAACGGGTTCCGTTGAGGTGAAAGATGCCAATGTTGATGAATCTGTTGTGTTGGCAAAAACGGCTCCTACAACTTACACAACAACATTCACTGTCGTTAAACAAGATAACAATCCAATCTCAGGAGTTACAATTGATGTTAATAACCAAACATTAACAGCTGATGAAAATGGAGTAGCTACGATTGAATTATTACCTGGTGATTACCCATACACATGCTCGGCCACAGGCTACAAGACTTATTCGAGCGAAGTTAATATTGTAGATAAGGATTACAACGAAGAGGTCATTCTAATTGAGGCTGATCCAATACCAATGGTTAATTTTACAATCAAAAATCGTGATGGTAATGTTATCGAAGGTGCTACTGTAACTGCAAACGGAAAAGATTACACGACCAATGCTCAAGGAAAAGTTTCAGTAGTAACTGATATGATGGGCTTTTCTTACACAATTAAAGCTGACGGATATTCAGATAAAAGCGGAAGTTTCATGGGACCAGTGATGGGACCTATGGACGAAACTGTATTTTTAGATGCACTTGCAGTTGTATCTAATGTTACATTTACCGTAACAGATAAATTAACTTCTAAACCCATCGAAGGAGCAACTGTTGCTTACGATGGTGGTTCTGGACTTACTGATGCTAACGGGCAATTTACTAACCCAATTGAAAAAGGCTTGTCTAATTTTACTGTTAGTGCCGATGGTTATACCAGTAAAGGTGTTAGTGTAACCGAAGACGGAACAGATCAGAATGTAAATGTTGAGTTATCACCAATAACTTACTTGCTTGAATTTACGATTAAGGAAGGAACTAAAGGATTAAGTGGTGTTGATGTTCAAATAGCAGGTACTACAATCACTTCTGATGAAAATGGAATAGCAGAAATTTACCTGCCTATTGGTGACTACAACTGGAGTATTGACCACCCAGGATACGAAGCTAAAACAGGCCTTACTGCTGTTGTTGATAACGCAGGATGGGTTGAAGAGTATATTGGGCTTGTGAAAATTGTAACAAAATATCAAGTTACTTTCAATATTAAAGATGTTGATGCAAATCCAATTTCAGGAGCTACAATCAAAATCGATGGTAAAACATTAACTACCGATGCCAATGGTGTAGTGACTGTTGAATTGGAGAGCGATGTTTACCCATGGACTTGTGATGCGAATGCTTACGACGAAGCTACAGGTGAAATAGAGGTTAACATTACGGATGAAGTGGTGAATGTGGAGATGAAAAAAACTGCTCCTAAAACTTATCAGGCTACTTTCAATATTAAAGATGTTGATGCAAACCCAATTTCAGGAGCTACATTTAATATTGATGGTAAAACATTAACTGCCGATTCCAATGGTGTTGTTACTGTTGAATTGACAAGTGATGTTCATCTATGGACTTGTGATGCGAATTCTTACGATCAAGCTACAGGTGAAATAGAGATTACTATTACGGATGAAGTGATGAATGTGGAGATGGAAAAAACTGCTCCTACTACTTTCACAACAACCTTTAACGTTAAAGACGAAGATGGAAACCCAATATTGGGTGCAAGTATAAAAGTTGGAGAAACAACAGTTTCTTCTAATGCAAGTGGTGTTGCCACAATGGAACTTACCAAAGGATACCACTTCTTTGATTGTAAAGCAGACGGTTTCTTAGATCTTAACGATGAATTTGGCGTTAAAACAAGTGGTACAGTCGTTAATATTATGATGGAAGTACCTAGATTCGAAGTTACTTTTAATGTAAAAGATGCAGACTCTAAGCCTATAATAGGTGCAACAATTGTTGTAGATGGTGAAACCCTTACTATCGACGAAAGTGGTCAAGCATATATTGACCTTACAAATGACACTCACAGTTGGACTTGTGACGCTAACGGATTCGACCCATCAACAGGAAATATAGAGCTTGCTGGTGCAGATGCTATTGTTAATGTGGAAATGGTAAAAACTGCTCCTACTACTTTCACAACAACCTTTAACGTTAAAGACGAAGATGGAAACCCAATATCGGGTGCAAGTATAAAAGTTGGAGAAACAACAGTTTCTTCTAATGCAAGTGGTCTTGCAACAATGGAACTTTCTAAAGGATTCCACTTCTTTACTTGTAAAGCAGATGGTTTCTTAGATCTTAACGATGAATTTGGCGTTACAACAAGTGGTGCTGTCGTTAATATTGAGCTGGAAGTACCTAGATTCGAAGTTACTTTTAATGTAAAAGATGCAGACTCTAAGCCTATAATAGGTGCAACAATTGTTGTAGATGGAGAAACTCTTACTACTGACGAAAGTGGACAAGCGTATATTGATCTTACAAGCGGCACTCACAGTTGGATTTGTGATGCTGAATGTTTTGAGCAGTCTAGTGGGATGCTTAGTATAAGTGAAGCTAAAAATGAACAAATTACCCTTGTAGCAAGTAAGTCTTCAGGTGTTGATGTTCAGACTGCCTGTGGTTCTTACGAGTGGATTGACGGTAATGTGTATACCGAAAGCAACAATACGGCGACTCATACTTTGACCAACTCAGTAGCTTGTGATTCTATCGTTACATTGAATTTGACCATTAATCAGCCAAGTACTGGTGTTGATGTTCAGACTGCCTGTGGTTCTTACGAGTGGATTGATGGTTTGCTTTATACCGAAAGCAACAATACGGCGACTCATACTTTGAGCAACTCGGTAGGCTGTGATTCCATTGTTACATTGAATTTGACAATCAACAAGCCAAGTACTGGTGTTGATGTTCAGACTGCCTGTGGTTCTTACGAGTGGATTGATGGTATGATTTATACCGAAAGCAACAATACGGCAACTCACACTTTGACCAACTCGGTAGGCTGTGATTCTATCGTTAGATTGAATTTGACAATCAATAAGCCAAGTACTGGTGTTGATGTTCAGACTGCCTGTGGTTCTTATGAGTGGATTGATGGTGTGATTTATACCGAAAGCAACAATACCGCAACTTATACTTTTACCAATTCAGTAGGCTGTGATTCCATTGTTAGTTTGAATTTGACAATCAACAAGCCAAGTACTGGTGTTGATGTTCAGACTGCCTGTGGTTCTTACGAGTGGATTGATGGTTTGCTTTATACCGAAAGCAACAATATGGCAACTCATACTTTGACCAACTCGGTAGGTTGTGATTCTATTGTTACTTTAAATCTGTTTATTCCAGAAATTGAAACTTTTGTAAGTGTTTCAGGAAGAACAATGAGAAGCAATCAGGACGGTGCGGAATATCAGTGGTTTAAAGTAGGCATAGTAGATGAATTAATTTCGGGAGCTTCTGGTCAATCTTATGTTGCCTTGGAGAATGGGACTTATGTTGTTGAAATTATCAGGGGAGATTGTTCTGAGTATTCAGATGAGGTCATGGTGAATGATTTCTCAGAGGAGCTTGGTCAATTGCAAGTGAATTCGCAGATGTATCCGAATCCTAGCCATGGAGCAGTTACTTTAAATCTGAAAAAGACTTATAAAGAGCTGAAGGTGGTTGTGATCGATGAAAATGGTAAAACCCTTTTGGTGCAGCATGAAACCAATACCCGCGAAGTTCAATTTTTTATTGATGGAGCTCAGGGAATTTATTTTATACAGTTGTTCTCAGGATCCGAGAAAGCAATTCATAAAATAATGAAATACTAA